The following proteins come from a genomic window of Misgurnus anguillicaudatus chromosome 10, ASM2758022v2, whole genome shotgun sequence:
- the LOC129449026 gene encoding uncharacterized protein isoform X1, with protein MAGTVVFDSTEKRLQRNLKLLSKRLTWDLVETMSSCLCHSRTITEYEAQVVSSQVTDMQKASKLMEIVIKKGRSACSAFFGCLGICHPKLYESVTGSPAPLSHEDHHHSKDISFSEKQASITTCIINIHNSSLQHCIIGNNNHQCITCHQEPLLSQNGAINVDEMEDNQSHDQLIPAQDPVSGSGIHMESSHIEYVIIGDQNSMTVTETLNSDVEENTEIDSDVNG; from the exons AAAAACGATTACAGCGAAATTTAAAGCTTCTAAGCAAGCGTTTGACATGGGATTTGGTTGAGACTATGTCCAGCTGCTTGTGTCATTCACGCACAATCACGGAGTATGAAGCTCAGGTTGTCAGTTCTCAGGTCACAGACATGCAAAAAGCCTCAAAGCTGATGGAGATCGTCATTAAAAAAGGCCGCAGCGCGTGCAGCGCATTCTTTGGATGCCTTGGCATCTGTCACCCAAAGTTGTACGAGAGTGTCACGGGATCTCCAG CACCATTAAGTCATGAGGACCATCATCACTCAAAGGACATCTCATTCTCAG AAAAACAAGCCTCAATTACAACCTGTATTATAAACATACATAACTCTTCTCTGCAACACTGTATTATTGGGAATAACAATCATCAATGCATTACCTGTCACCAGGAACCTCTTCTCTCTCAGAATGGTGCAATAAATG TAGATGAAATGGAGGACAATCAGAGTCATGACCAGCTAATACCAGCACAGGACCCAGTAAGTGGCAGTGGCATTCACATGGAGAGCTCCCACATAGAATATGTCATTATAGGAGACCAAAACAGCATGACAGTCACGGAAACCTTGAACTCAGATGttgaggagaacacagaaattGATTCAGATGTGAACGGTTAA
- the LOC129449026 gene encoding uncharacterized protein isoform X2, producing MAGTVVFDSTEKRLQRNLKLLSKRLTWDLVETMSSCLCHSRTITEYEAQVVSSQVTDMQKASKLMEIVIKKGRSACSAFFGCLGICHPKLYESVTGSPAPLSHEDHHHSKDISFSEKQASITTCIINIHNSSLQHCIIGNNNHQCITCHQEPLLSQNGAINDEMEDNQSHDQLIPAQDPVSGSGIHMESSHIEYVIIGDQNSMTVTETLNSDVEENTEIDSDVNG from the exons AAAAACGATTACAGCGAAATTTAAAGCTTCTAAGCAAGCGTTTGACATGGGATTTGGTTGAGACTATGTCCAGCTGCTTGTGTCATTCACGCACAATCACGGAGTATGAAGCTCAGGTTGTCAGTTCTCAGGTCACAGACATGCAAAAAGCCTCAAAGCTGATGGAGATCGTCATTAAAAAAGGCCGCAGCGCGTGCAGCGCATTCTTTGGATGCCTTGGCATCTGTCACCCAAAGTTGTACGAGAGTGTCACGGGATCTCCAG CACCATTAAGTCATGAGGACCATCATCACTCAAAGGACATCTCATTCTCAG AAAAACAAGCCTCAATTACAACCTGTATTATAAACATACATAACTCTTCTCTGCAACACTGTATTATTGGGAATAACAATCATCAATGCATTACCTGTCACCAGGAACCTCTTCTCTCTCAGAATGGTGCAATAAATG ATGAAATGGAGGACAATCAGAGTCATGACCAGCTAATACCAGCACAGGACCCAGTAAGTGGCAGTGGCATTCACATGGAGAGCTCCCACATAGAATATGTCATTATAGGAGACCAAAACAGCATGACAGTCACGGAAACCTTGAACTCAGATGttgaggagaacacagaaattGATTCAGATGTGAACGGTTAA